The Poseidonibacter lekithochrous region AGTTAGACCCAATGTTTTTTTACGGTGCTGCTTATGGTAAAATTTCAGAAGAAACATTAGATGAATATTCAAACATTATCAAAAAAGAGTTACTAGGATAAACATGAGTTATTTTAATAAGGATTTAGAAGATATTGGTTTTAAACTTTACGAGCCTTGTGAAGAATTAGAACCATATATTTATAATTATTGGTCAATTAGAAATAAGATTGATTCTAGAAAAACAAATAAGATCCTAAGTGATGGTAGTATTGGTTTTACTATTAATTTTGCTAATCCTTATGAAATAACACTTAATTCAAAAGATATATATTGTAATGCAAAGGTAATACTAAATGGACAATCTAAATATCCTATGTTTATTACTTTTGAAAAATACTTAGATGCCATAGGTATTCGTTTTAAAGTCGGAGGAGCTTACAAGTTCTTTGATGAAGAGATTACTTCTTTGTGTGATAAGAACATAAATTATGATGAATCCTTTTGGGGTTTTGATATTTTGTACAAAGACTTATTAGAAAAAAAGAATAATCAAGAAAAAATACAGGCAATAGAAAAGTTTTTAATAAATAGATTAAAATGCTCAAAAAAACAAAACTCAGAATATACTTTTGATATTGTAAATTTTATTTATGATAATAAAGGTGATATTAGTATTGAGTGTTTATGTGATGAGTTTTCATTAAGTAAACGACAGCTTGAACGAATTTTTAAAAAAGAGATTGGATTAAGTGCAAAACTCTTTTCTAGAATAGTGAGAATGAGAAATGTAAGAGATTCTTTGAGTTCTTTAGAGGTAGAAAATCTTACTACAACAGGTTATAATAATGGCTTCTTTGACCAAGCCCATTTTATAAAAGAGTTTAAGTCTTTTATGAATGAAACGCCTAAAAATTACTATCAAAATAAACTATCAATGGCAAAAACATTAAAATTTAAAAAATTTGAAATCTAATGTCGTTTTTTTACAATTAAAATATCTGCCATTCTAATAATATTCTTTAAATTAAAAAGGAATATTATGAATTATATACAAAATAATCAAGAAAAAATTGTTCTCTTATTTGTAAGGTTTGCCCTTGCAATTGGATTTATATCTGCTGTAGCTGATAGATTTGGATTCTGGGGTAATGCAGGAGAAAGTGGTATAGGTTGGGGTGATTTTGAAAGTTTTCAAGCTTATGTGGCTTTTTTAAATCCATATTTACATTTATCATTAGTACCAATTGTTTCTTGGGTGGTTACAATCTTAGAAGTAGTATTTGCAATATTATTAATATTTGGATTATATGTACGTTCTACTGCATTTTTATCAGCTTTATTATTACTTTCATTTGCTCTAAGTATGAGTTTAACTTCAGGAGTAAAGGCTCCTTTTGATTATTCTGTATTCACAGCAGCAAGTGCTGCGATGATGTTATTTTTATATTTATCTAGTGA contains the following coding sequences:
- a CDS encoding MauE/DoxX family redox-associated membrane protein, whose product is MNYIQNNQEKIVLLFVRFALAIGFISAVADRFGFWGNAGESGIGWGDFESFQAYVAFLNPYLHLSLVPIVSWVVTILEVVFAILLIFGLYVRSTAFLSALLLLSFALSMSLTSGVKAPFDYSVFTAASAAMMLFLYLSSDKLSQKVEIKK
- a CDS encoding helix-turn-helix transcriptional regulator — its product is MSYFNKDLEDIGFKLYEPCEELEPYIYNYWSIRNKIDSRKTNKILSDGSIGFTINFANPYEITLNSKDIYCNAKVILNGQSKYPMFITFEKYLDAIGIRFKVGGAYKFFDEEITSLCDKNINYDESFWGFDILYKDLLEKKNNQEKIQAIEKFLINRLKCSKKQNSEYTFDIVNFIYDNKGDISIECLCDEFSLSKRQLERIFKKEIGLSAKLFSRIVRMRNVRDSLSSLEVENLTTTGYNNGFFDQAHFIKEFKSFMNETPKNYYQNKLSMAKTLKFKKFEI